From one Novosphingobium sp. genomic stretch:
- a CDS encoding RNA degradosome polyphosphate kinase, giving the protein MNTQTLSPIAHLAQPQAQHQSEEAEEVAKVRHRFFNRELSWLAFNARVLEEARNRNYPLLERLRFLSISGNNLDEFLMVRVAGLAAQVRRKIEEISIDGHTPAQQLDAIRDEVVRLESGQQAIWTELRAELAAQHIHILDQAVSDDAGVATLAPKLDAVQVRWLKDYFLERVLPVITPQAIDPAHPFPFVSNGGMGLMVSLTRAADLAQVMEMVLIPAALPRFVRVSGIEASYISIEDVIWRHIDLLFPGFEAQGHGVFRVLRDSDIEIEEDAEDLVRYFRTAIKRRRRGSVIMLQLQGDFDPKAEQLLRDQLRLDHAIVIKSAGPIGMTGLSEICNEKRSELKFEPYTPRYPERILEHDGDIFSAIREKDLVIHHPYESFEVVIDFLRQAAIDPDVVAIKQTLYRAGKQSAIINALCSAAEAGKSVTAVVELKARFDEEQNLHWASQLENAGVQVIYGFVDWKTHAKISMVVRREGDGYRTYCHFGTGNYHPITAKIYTDLSYFTAEAAIGRDANQVFNFITGYVEPRRTSLIGVAPVMLRQRLYGCIEREIANAKAGKPAQIWGKLNSLTDHDLIDRLYEASCAGVEVSLVVRGICCLRPGIKGLSENIRVKSIIGRFLEHSRIWAFAAGQPLPNQRARVFISSADGMTRNLDRRVEVLIPIRNRTVHDQVLDQVMLANLLDNEQSWTLDSEGHYKRTVPGDRPFNAHRYFMTNPSLSGRGASLGSGRKVPKLALRRGGA; this is encoded by the coding sequence ATGAACACCCAAACGCTCTCGCCCATCGCCCATCTCGCGCAGCCCCAGGCCCAGCATCAGAGCGAGGAGGCCGAAGAGGTCGCCAAGGTGCGCCATCGCTTCTTCAACCGCGAGCTGAGCTGGCTGGCCTTCAATGCCCGCGTGCTGGAAGAGGCGCGCAACCGCAACTATCCGCTGCTGGAGCGGCTGCGCTTCCTGTCAATCTCGGGCAACAATCTCGATGAATTCCTGATGGTGCGCGTGGCGGGTCTGGCCGCGCAGGTGCGCCGCAAGATCGAGGAAATCTCGATCGACGGCCATACGCCTGCCCAGCAGCTCGATGCCATCCGCGACGAGGTGGTGCGGCTGGAATCGGGCCAGCAGGCGATCTGGACCGAATTGCGCGCCGAACTGGCCGCCCAGCATATCCATATCCTCGATCAGGCGGTGAGCGACGATGCGGGCGTGGCCACGCTGGCGCCCAAGCTGGATGCCGTGCAGGTGCGCTGGCTCAAGGACTATTTCCTGGAGCGTGTGCTGCCGGTCATCACCCCTCAGGCTATCGATCCGGCGCATCCCTTTCCCTTCGTCAGCAATGGCGGCATGGGGCTGATGGTCAGCCTGACCCGCGCCGCCGATCTGGCGCAGGTGATGGAGATGGTGCTGATCCCCGCCGCCCTGCCGCGTTTCGTGCGGGTTTCGGGGATCGAGGCCAGCTACATCAGCATCGAGGATGTGATCTGGCGCCACATCGACCTGCTGTTCCCCGGTTTCGAGGCGCAGGGGCACGGCGTGTTCCGCGTGCTGCGCGACAGCGACATCGAGATCGAGGAAGACGCCGAGGATCTCGTCCGCTATTTTCGCACCGCCATCAAGCGGCGCCGTCGCGGCAGCGTGATCATGCTGCAGTTGCAGGGCGATTTCGACCCCAAGGCCGAGCAGCTGCTGCGCGATCAGTTGCGGCTCGACCATGCCATCGTCATCAAGTCGGCGGGCCCGATCGGCATGACCGGCCTCTCGGAAATCTGCAACGAGAAGCGGTCCGAACTGAAGTTCGAGCCCTATACCCCGCGCTATCCCGAGCGTATCCTTGAGCATGATGGCGATATCTTCTCGGCGATCCGCGAGAAGGATCTGGTCATCCACCACCCCTATGAAAGCTTCGAGGTGGTGATCGATTTCCTGCGTCAGGCCGCGATCGACCCCGATGTGGTGGCGATCAAGCAGACGCTCTATCGCGCGGGCAAGCAGAGCGCGATCATCAATGCCCTGTGCTCCGCCGCCGAGGCGGGCAAGAGCGTCACCGCCGTTGTGGAACTCAAGGCCCGCTTCGACGAGGAGCAGAACCTGCACTGGGCCAGCCAGCTTGAAAACGCCGGCGTTCAGGTGATCTATGGCTTCGTGGACTGGAAGACCCACGCCAAGATCAGCATGGTCGTGCGGCGCGAGGGCGACGGCTATCGCACCTATTGCCACTTCGGCACCGGCAACTACCACCCGATCACCGCCAAGATCTACACCGACCTGTCCTATTTCACCGCCGAGGCCGCCATCGGCCGCGACGCCAATCAGGTCTTCAACTTCATCACCGGCTATGTCGAGCCGCGCCGCACCTCGCTGATCGGCGTCGCCCCGGTGATGCTGCGCCAGCGCCTCTATGGCTGCATCGAGCGCGAGATCGCCAATGCCAAGGCCGGCAAACCGGCGCAGATCTGGGGCAAGCTCAACTCGCTGACCGATCACGATCTGATCGACCGGCTGTATGAGGCGAGTTGCGCCGGGGTGGAGGTCAGCCTGGTGGTGCGCGGCATCTGCTGCCTGCGTCCGGGGATCAAGGGCCTGTCGGAGAACATCCGGGTCAAGTCGATCATCGGGCGCTTTCTGGAGCATAGTCGCATCTGGGCCTTTGCCGCTGGCCAGCCGCTGCCCAACCAGCGTGCCCGCGTCTTCATCTCCAGTGCCGACGGCATGACCCGCAACCTCGACCGCCGCGTCGAGGTGCTGATCCCGATCCGCAACCGCACGGTGCACGATCAGGTGCTCGATCAGGTGATGCTGGCCAATCTGCTCGACAATGAGCAGAGCTGGACGCTGGATTCGGAAGGGCATTACAAGCGCACCGTGCCGGGCGACCGGCCCTTCAACGCGCATCGCTATTTCATGACCAATCCCTCGCTTTCGGGGCGCGGAGCGTCGCTGGGGTCGGGGCGCAAGGTGCCCAAGCTGGCCTTGCGACGCGGCGGCGCCTAA
- the queF gene encoding preQ(1) synthase, whose amino-acid sequence MSDPLDANTPAAPHDTPHYAQGALHLGQSSRLPDSPEEAQLDYVPNPRVGSLYLVRFAAPEFTSLCPVTGQPDFAHLVIDYAPGETIVESKSLKLFLGSFRNHAGFHEDVTVGIGQRLFDEMKPRWLRIGGYWYPRGGIPIDVFWQSDAAPAGLWVPDQGVASYRGRG is encoded by the coding sequence ATGAGCGATCCCCTTGACGCAAACACCCCCGCCGCCCCTCACGATACGCCGCATTACGCGCAGGGCGCCCTTCACCTCGGCCAGAGCAGCCGCCTGCCGGATTCGCCGGAGGAAGCGCAGCTTGACTATGTGCCCAATCCGCGTGTCGGCTCGCTGTATCTGGTGCGCTTTGCCGCGCCCGAGTTCACCTCGCTGTGCCCGGTGACCGGCCAGCCCGATTTCGCGCATCTGGTCATCGATTATGCGCCCGGCGAGACGATCGTCGAATCGAAGTCGCTGAAGCTGTTTCTCGGCTCCTTCCGCAACCATGCCGGTTTCCATGAGGATGTGACCGTCGGCATCGGCCAGCGCCTGTTCGACGAGATGAAGCCGCGCTGGCTGCGCATCGGCGGCTATTGGTATCCGCGCGGCGGCATTCCCATCGATGTCTTCTGGCAGTCGGATGCGGCGCCCGCCGGGCTCTGGGTGCCCGATCAGGGCGTGGCCTCCTATCGCGGTCGCGGCTGA
- the sseA gene encoding 3-mercaptopyruvate sulfurtransferase has translation MESLVSTEWLAGESITSDLRIIDASSHLPDAKRDARAEFEAGHICGAIFMDLAGLIDDDAPVENTLPSPEKFASRMALLGLGDGSRIVLYDDSAIHSAARAWFVLKLFGAQNVAILDGGLAKWKAEGRPLTAEPIDLRKRHFTAWHNAKSLRSKAQMLANIQSRAEQVVDARGAARYAGTAPEPRAGMQPGHIPGALNLPYTQLYNADGTFKDKAGIRAAFEDAGVDLSRPIVTSCGSGVTACVLIFALHLVGKSDVALYDGSWAEWGADPQTPKETGASPAISH, from the coding sequence ATGGAAAGTCTGGTAAGCACCGAATGGCTGGCGGGGGAGAGCATCACCTCCGATCTGCGCATCATCGATGCGAGCAGCCACCTGCCCGATGCGAAGCGCGACGCCCGCGCCGAGTTCGAGGCGGGGCATATCTGCGGCGCGATCTTCATGGATCTGGCGGGCCTGATCGACGATGACGCGCCGGTCGAGAACACCCTGCCCTCGCCCGAGAAATTCGCCAGCCGCATGGCCCTGCTGGGTCTTGGCGACGGCAGCCGCATCGTGCTCTACGATGATTCGGCGATCCACAGCGCGGCACGGGCATGGTTCGTTCTGAAGCTGTTCGGAGCGCAGAATGTGGCGATCCTCGACGGAGGCCTCGCCAAATGGAAGGCCGAGGGACGCCCCCTCACCGCCGAGCCGATCGATCTGCGCAAACGCCATTTTACCGCATGGCACAATGCGAAATCGCTGCGGTCCAAGGCCCAGATGCTGGCCAACATCCAGTCGCGGGCCGAGCAGGTGGTCGATGCGCGCGGCGCGGCCCGCTATGCCGGCACGGCGCCCGAACCGCGCGCGGGGATGCAGCCTGGCCATATTCCTGGCGCGCTCAACCTGCCCTACACCCAGCTTTATAACGCCGACGGCACCTTCAAGGACAAGGCGGGCATCCGCGCCGCCTTCGAGGATGCTGGCGTTGATCTGTCCCGCCCCATCGTCACTTCCTGTGGCAGCGGCGTCACGGCCTGCGTGCTGATCTTCGCGCTGCATCTGGTCGGCAAGAGTGATGTCGCGCTCTATGACGGCAGTTGGGCCGAATGGGGCGCCGATCCGCAGACGCCCAAGGAAACCGGCGCCTCCCCCGCGATTTCGCACTGA
- the metC gene encoding cystathionine beta-lyase gives MSFDDEQRPATKLVTSGRRDEWTGTGAHPAAVVSPPVWRASTHLYPNMSALRAETGQNADGRFYYGRRGAPTQWALAEALTQLEPGAAGTVLYPSGVAAIAGVLLTVLKPGDVLLMTDNAYEPSRSLAKGLLAEFGVETRWFAPDGVEDFTAQLCPRVKAVLLESPGSLTMEVHDLPAIIALCREHGITSILDNTWASPLGLASLPMGVDITLMALTKHVGGHSDLMMGSASAGAEWYDRLRRRAQMLGNVVSPDDAALALRGLRTMGVRLKQSTATALALAAWLETRPEVARVLCPMLPGSPGHDLWKRDFTGGCGLFSFVFKGGTSGSRDRFIDALDLFGIGYSWGGFESLATPVDPARIRKPEAWPLPGLDSGDRYAVRLAIGLEDPQDLIEDMTRAFAVWAEG, from the coding sequence ATGAGTTTCGATGACGAGCAGCGCCCCGCCACCAAGCTGGTGACCAGCGGGCGCCGCGACGAATGGACCGGCACCGGCGCTCATCCCGCCGCCGTGGTCAGCCCGCCGGTGTGGCGCGCCTCGACGCATCTCTATCCGAACATGAGCGCGCTGCGCGCCGAAACCGGCCAGAATGCCGATGGCCGCTTCTATTACGGCCGTCGCGGCGCCCCCACCCAATGGGCGCTGGCCGAGGCTCTGACCCAGCTCGAACCCGGCGCGGCGGGCACGGTGCTCTATCCCAGCGGCGTCGCGGCGATCGCGGGCGTGTTGCTCACGGTGCTCAAGCCCGGCGACGTGCTGCTGATGACCGACAATGCCTATGAGCCGAGCCGCTCGCTGGCCAAGGGCCTGCTGGCCGAGTTCGGCGTGGAAACCCGCTGGTTCGCGCCCGATGGCGTCGAGGATTTCACCGCCCAGCTTTGCCCCCGCGTGAAAGCCGTGCTGCTGGAATCGCCCGGCAGCCTGACGATGGAGGTGCATGACCTGCCCGCCATCATCGCCTTGTGCCGCGAACATGGCATCACCTCGATCCTCGACAACACCTGGGCCAGTCCGCTGGGTCTCGCCAGCCTGCCGATGGGCGTGGATATCACGCTGATGGCGCTGACCAAGCATGTCGGCGGGCACAGCGACCTGATGATGGGTAGCGCCTCGGCGGGCGCGGAATGGTACGACCGCCTGCGCCGCCGCGCGCAGATGCTGGGCAATGTCGTCTCGCCCGACGATGCGGCGCTGGCGCTGCGCGGCCTGCGCACCATGGGCGTGCGGCTGAAGCAGTCGACTGCCACCGCGCTGGCATTGGCTGCCTGGCTGGAAACCCGCCCCGAAGTGGCCCGCGTGCTCTGCCCGATGCTGCCCGGATCGCCCGGCCATGATCTGTGGAAGCGCGACTTCACCGGCGGCTGCGGGCTGTTCAGCTTCGTCTTCAAGGGCGGCACCAGCGGATCGCGCGACCGCTTTATCGATGCGCTGGACCTCTTCGGCATCGGTTATAGCTGGGGCGGCTTTGAAAGTCTGGCCACGCCCGTCGATCCCGCACGCATCCGCAAGCCCGAGGCATGGCCGCTGCCCGGTCTCGATTCCGGCGACCGTTACGCGGTACGTCTGGCCATCGGACTGGAAGACCCCCAGGATCTGATCGAGGATATGACGCGGGCTTTCGCGGTGTGGGCTGAAGGGTGA
- the cobA gene encoding uroporphyrinogen-III C-methyltransferase, which translates to MNPSSSSHGAYGKVWLVGAGPGDPDLLTLRAARLVMGAKIIVHDGLVDPRILAMAPASAKLISVAKRRSRHSMPQEEINALLVSEALAGRDVVRLKGGDPFVFGRGGEEAEAARAAGVAVEVVPGISAAIGAAAAAQLPLTHRDAASVVSFVAGQCKGLSEQNWAGLAGHGRTLVIYMGLANADPIADKLMADGLAPDTPVAVVENAARPEMRVLRGPLAGLGRLVADHHVVSPALIIIGAITALEDQHIANAVTTGAVEAEA; encoded by the coding sequence ATGAACCCCTCTTCCTCCTCGCATGGCGCCTATGGCAAGGTCTGGCTGGTCGGTGCCGGTCCCGGCGATCCCGACCTGCTCACGCTGCGCGCCGCGCGGCTTGTGATGGGCGCGAAGATCATCGTCCATGACGGGCTGGTCGATCCGCGCATTCTGGCGATGGCCCCGGCCAGCGCCAAACTGATCTCGGTCGCCAAGCGCCGCAGCCGCCATTCGATGCCTCAGGAAGAGATCAACGCCCTGCTGGTCAGCGAGGCGCTGGCCGGCCGCGACGTGGTGCGCCTGAAGGGCGGCGATCCCTTCGTCTTCGGGCGCGGCGGCGAGGAAGCCGAAGCCGCCCGCGCCGCCGGTGTCGCTGTCGAGGTTGTGCCCGGCATTTCCGCCGCCATCGGTGCCGCCGCCGCCGCGCAACTGCCGCTGACGCATCGCGATGCGGCCAGCGTGGTCAGCTTTGTGGCGGGCCAGTGCAAGGGGCTCTCCGAGCAGAACTGGGCGGGCCTTGCCGGGCATGGCCGCACGCTGGTGATCTATATGGGGCTGGCCAACGCCGACCCCATCGCCGACAAGCTGATGGCCGACGGCCTGGCGCCCGACACCCCCGTCGCCGTGGTGGAAAACGCCGCGCGCCCCGAAATGCGGGTGCTGCGCGGTCCGCTGGCGGGGCTTGGCAGGCTGGTCGCCGATCACCATGTGGTCAGCCCGGCGCTCATCATCATCGGCGCGATCACCGCGCTGGAAGATCAACACATCGCAAACGCAGTAACGACTGGGGCAGTGGAGGCCGAAGCGTGA
- a CDS encoding DUF2849 domain-containing protein has product MKIITGNDLKSGAVTWWDGKGWSLHVNEAVAVEADAAAIIAEEEATRRVNGAYTIDAEQTDAGIRPAHIKERIRALGPTVRLDLSLDPSATPDRVL; this is encoded by the coding sequence GTGAAGATTATCACAGGCAATGACCTGAAAAGCGGCGCCGTCACCTGGTGGGACGGCAAGGGCTGGTCCCTGCATGTCAACGAAGCCGTGGCCGTGGAGGCCGATGCCGCCGCCATCATCGCCGAGGAAGAGGCCACCCGCCGCGTCAACGGCGCCTACACCATCGACGCCGAGCAGACCGACGCAGGCATTCGCCCCGCCCATATCAAGGAGCGTATCCGCGCCCTTGGGCCCACGGTGCGCCTCGACCTGTCGCTTGATCCCTCCGCCACGCCTGATCGGGTGCTGTAA
- a CDS encoding nitrite/sulfite reductase has protein sequence MYAYDKYDQAMVDARVAEFRDQTRRRIEGTLSEEKFRPLRLQNGLYLQLHAYMLRVAVPYGTLSSAQMHALGDIADTYDRGYGHFTTRQNIQYNWIKLEDTPDILADLAKVEMHAIQTSGNCIRNISSDQYAGATPDEIIDPRPYAELLRQWSSFHPEFLALPRKFKICVIASDTDRAAMKLHDIGIQMVRNDAGEIGCAFYIGGGMGRTPFIAPLAKAFVPLDQLITYAEAALRVYNRYGRRDNKYKARIKILVHELGLEEYTRQVEEEFAHLLTQDIEPPLAELERIKAHFADPAFEAGLSDDLDLSNPKFARWVKANTAPHKVPGYIIATISLKPVGGIPGDATAGQIREMAALGKAYSFDELRVTHAQNIVLPHVRKADLFTLWEKLVAADLATANLDSITDIIACPGLDYCSLANARSIPVAQKISERFTANGKEETLGELKLKISGCINACGHHHAGHIGILGVDRKGTENYQLLLGGSEAADTSLGQITGPGFSEDGIVDAIDKVTDFYLAERQDGERFLDTYRRLGMAPFKEVIYG, from the coding sequence ATGTACGCCTATGACAAATACGACCAGGCCATGGTCGATGCCCGCGTCGCCGAATTCCGCGACCAGACCCGCCGCCGCATCGAAGGCACGCTGAGCGAGGAGAAGTTCCGCCCGCTGCGCCTGCAGAACGGGCTCTATCTCCAGCTTCACGCCTATATGCTGCGCGTCGCCGTGCCCTATGGCACGCTGAGCAGCGCGCAGATGCATGCGCTGGGCGACATCGCGGACACCTATGACCGCGGCTATGGCCATTTCACCACCCGCCAGAACATCCAGTACAACTGGATCAAGCTGGAAGACACGCCCGACATTCTGGCCGATCTGGCCAAGGTCGAGATGCATGCCATCCAGACCAGCGGCAACTGCATCCGCAACATCTCGTCGGACCAGTATGCGGGCGCCACGCCGGACGAGATCATTGATCCGCGTCCCTATGCCGAGCTGCTGCGCCAGTGGTCCTCGTTCCATCCGGAATTCCTGGCCCTGCCGCGCAAGTTCAAGATCTGCGTCATCGCCAGCGACACCGACCGCGCCGCCATGAAGCTGCATGACATCGGCATCCAGATGGTGCGCAACGATGCGGGCGAGATCGGCTGCGCCTTCTACATCGGCGGCGGCATGGGCCGCACGCCCTTCATCGCGCCGCTGGCCAAGGCCTTCGTGCCGCTCGACCAGCTCATCACCTATGCGGAAGCCGCGCTGCGCGTCTACAACCGCTATGGCCGCCGCGACAACAAGTACAAGGCGCGCATCAAGATCCTGGTCCATGAGCTGGGTCTGGAAGAGTACACCCGCCAGGTGGAGGAGGAGTTCGCGCATCTCCTCACGCAGGACATCGAGCCGCCGCTGGCCGAGCTGGAGCGGATCAAGGCCCATTTCGCCGATCCCGCCTTCGAGGCCGGCCTGTCGGACGATCTCGACCTGTCAAACCCCAAGTTCGCCCGCTGGGTGAAGGCCAACACCGCGCCTCACAAGGTGCCCGGCTACATCATCGCCACCATCAGCCTGAAGCCCGTCGGCGGCATCCCCGGCGATGCCACGGCGGGCCAGATCCGCGAGATGGCCGCGCTGGGCAAGGCCTACAGCTTCGATGAACTGCGCGTCACTCACGCCCAGAACATCGTGCTGCCCCATGTCCGCAAGGCCGATCTCTTCACCCTGTGGGAGAAGCTGGTCGCCGCCGATCTGGCCACCGCCAATCTGGACAGCATCACCGATATCATCGCCTGCCCCGGCCTCGACTATTGCTCGCTGGCCAATGCGCGCTCGATCCCCGTGGCGCAGAAGATCAGCGAGCGCTTCACCGCCAACGGCAAGGAAGAGACGCTGGGTGAGCTGAAGCTGAAGATCAGCGGCTGCATCAACGCCTGCGGTCATCACCACGCGGGCCACATCGGCATCCTGGGCGTGGACCGCAAGGGCACCGAAAACTACCAGCTGCTGCTGGGTGGCAGCGAGGCGGCCGACACCTCGCTGGGCCAGATCACCGGCCCCGGTTTCAGCGAAGACGGCATTGTCGATGCCATCGACAAGGTCACCGACTTCTATCTGGCCGAGCGTCAGGATGGCGAGCGCTTCCTCGACACCTATCGCCGCCTCGGCATGGCGCCCTTCAAGGAGGTGATCTATGGCTGA
- a CDS encoding DUF934 domain-containing protein, translating into MADPQFLFRDEAASAPVVALSAFGEDTNSTAVRIEPGEDARLLLDHLDRLSLVEVSFPAFTDGRGFSSARILREAGYTGELRAVGDIGVDMLTHLRRVGFDAIAPATVLDPVEAETAFNTWPEVYQATVVDGRKPIWALRHGL; encoded by the coding sequence ATGGCTGATCCCCAGTTCCTGTTCCGCGATGAGGCGGCCTCCGCCCCCGTCGTCGCCCTCTCCGCTTTTGGCGAGGACACCAACAGCACCGCCGTCCGCATCGAGCCCGGCGAGGACGCGCGCTTGCTGCTGGACCATCTCGACCGCCTCTCGCTGGTCGAGGTGAGCTTCCCCGCCTTCACCGACGGGCGCGGCTTCTCCTCGGCCCGCATCCTGCGCGAGGCGGGCTACACCGGTGAACTGCGCGCCGTGGGCGATATCGGCGTGGACATGCTGACGCACCTGCGCCGCGTCGGCTTCGATGCCATCGCGCCCGCCACCGTGCTGGACCCGGTGGAAGCCGAGACCGCCTTCAACACCTGGCCAGAGGTCTATCAGGCTACGGTGGTCGATGGCCGCAAGCCCATCTGGGCGCTGCGTCACGGACTCTGA
- a CDS encoding phosphoadenylyl-sulfate reductase: MASQQRIIDRIDTAAAFTEADAVALNLRFAEASTEDVLRAVLVDKVAGNTTLVSSFGADSAVLLHLASRIDPAVPVLFLETGKHFPETLAYRDELAERLGLTGLVNLYPDEEVLAKKDKEGLRWSYDPDGCCEIRKVIPLAKALASFDSTVTGRKGFQAATRAGLPRFELDKSDAAGRLKVNPLIDWDAARIAAYFAEHDLPAHPLVAQGYPSIGCAPCTSKVAPGEDPRSGRWRGWDKTECGIHVAGKSDDLPPGYEPAF; this comes from the coding sequence ATGGCCAGCCAGCAGCGCATCATCGACCGGATCGACACCGCCGCCGCCTTCACCGAGGCGGATGCGGTGGCGCTCAACCTGCGCTTTGCCGAGGCGAGCACGGAAGACGTGTTGCGCGCGGTGCTGGTGGACAAGGTGGCGGGCAACACCACCTTGGTCTCCAGCTTCGGCGCGGACAGTGCGGTGCTGCTGCATCTGGCCTCGCGCATCGATCCTGCGGTGCCCGTGCTGTTCCTCGAAACCGGCAAGCATTTCCCCGAAACGCTGGCCTATCGCGACGAACTGGCCGAGCGCCTCGGCCTGACGGGCCTTGTCAACCTGTACCCCGATGAGGAGGTGCTGGCGAAGAAGGACAAGGAAGGCCTGCGCTGGTCTTACGACCCGGACGGCTGCTGCGAGATCCGCAAGGTTATCCCGCTGGCCAAGGCGCTGGCTTCGTTCGACAGCACTGTCACCGGCCGCAAGGGCTTTCAGGCCGCCACCCGCGCCGGTCTGCCCCGCTTCGAGCTGGACAAGTCCGACGCCGCGGGCCGCCTAAAGGTCAATCCCCTGATCGATTGGGACGCCGCCCGCATCGCCGCCTATTTCGCCGAGCATGATCTGCCCGCGCATCCTCTGGTGGCGCAGGGCTATCCCTCGATCGGTTGCGCGCCCTGCACCAGCAAGGTGGCTCCCGGTGAAGATCCCCGTTCCGGGCGTTGGCGCGGGTGGGACAAGACCGAGTGCGGCATCCATGTCGCGGGTAAGAGCGACGATCTGCCTCCGGGGTATGAGCCGGCGTTTTAA
- a CDS encoding NAD(P)-dependent oxidoreductase, whose protein sequence is MTAPLLALTGGTGFVGQAVLDEAARCGMQVRALARRPMPDMPGVDWVQGDLDDRRALAALMRDAEAVLHVAGVVNTPDPEVFTRANVTGTLTMLEAALAAGVPRFIFVSSLSAREPDLSAYGASKARAEHIVKASGLDWTIVRPPAIYGPRDKEMFELFRAAKYGVVPVPAGGRASIVHVEDLARLLLALLPGGEEVTSQTFEPDDGIPEGWAHDDLARAIGGAMGRRAKVLQLSERLMRWGASLDGTFRGAKAKLTQDRVGYMTHPDWVVSAEARVPSSIWEPAIDTRSGLASTAEWYRREEWL, encoded by the coding sequence ATGACCGCGCCCCTGCTGGCGCTGACCGGTGGCACGGGTTTTGTCGGGCAAGCGGTGCTGGATGAAGCCGCGCGCTGCGGCATGCAGGTGCGCGCGCTGGCCCGCCGCCCCATGCCCGATATGCCGGGTGTCGACTGGGTGCAGGGCGACCTCGATGACCGCCGCGCCCTTGCCGCCCTGATGCGCGATGCCGAGGCGGTGCTGCATGTGGCGGGGGTGGTCAACACGCCCGATCCCGAAGTGTTTACCCGCGCCAATGTCACCGGCACGCTCACCATGCTGGAGGCCGCGCTGGCCGCTGGTGTGCCGCGCTTTATCTTCGTCTCCTCGCTCTCCGCGCGTGAGCCCGATCTGTCGGCCTATGGCGCCTCCAAGGCCCGCGCCGAGCATATCGTCAAGGCCAGCGGCCTAGACTGGACCATCGTGCGCCCGCCCGCCATTTATGGCCCGCGCGACAAGGAGATGTTCGAACTTTTCCGCGCGGCGAAATATGGCGTGGTGCCGGTGCCTGCCGGAGGGCGCGCCTCCATCGTTCATGTCGAGGATCTTGCCCGCCTGCTGCTGGCCCTGCTGCCGGGCGGTGAAGAGGTCACCAGCCAGACTTTCGAGCCCGACGATGGCATCCCCGAAGGCTGGGCCCATGATGATCTCGCCCGCGCCATCGGCGGCGCCATGGGGCGCCGAGCGAAGGTGCTGCAACTCTCGGAGCGTTTGATGCGCTGGGGCGCCAGCCTTGATGGCACCTTCCGCGGTGCGAAGGCCAAGCTGACTCAGGATCGCGTGGGTTATATGACACATCCCGATTGGGTGGTCTCGGCCGAGGCCCGCGTGCCTTCGAGTATCTGGGAGCCAGCTATCGATACGCGCAGCGGACTGGCCTCAACTGCCGAGTGGTATCGGCGGGAAGAGTGGCTGTAG